One Dictyostelium discoideum AX4 chromosome 3 chromosome, whole genome shotgun sequence genomic region harbors:
- a CDS encoding Ras GTPase produces the protein MSSFTKNKLSNFANTNNQIIKIDMVVLGSGAVGKTALTVQFHQQYFIHEYDPTIEDSYTKNCRIDNDNYSLNILDSAGNEDYTAIRDQYLKNSDGFLIVYDISDRVSFEKTSELVDQIKMVKDVESFPMVLIGNKCDLDSEGQRKVSLTEGNDLSKFYGCPFFETSAKTTLNVESSFFQLVREIQRFEQFEKEKQLEREKKKLKNLNNNNNNNNNNNNNNNNSNRTNSFNSIGRKNKVKFDLNNNNNNKDDYNENNNNKGGNDKKKSEINNSKACGPKKSFKQKIFTSFSCIHGGTNS, from the exons atgagTTCAttcacaaaaaataaattaagtaATTTtgcaaatacaaataatcaaataataaaaattgatatgGTTGTTCTTGGTAGTGGTGCTGTTGg aaaAACAGCATTAACagttcaatttcatcaacaaTATTTTATTCATGAATATGATCCAACAATTGAAGATTCTTATACAAAGAATTGTagaattgataatgataattattcATTGAATATATTAGATTCAGCTGGAAATGAAGATTATACTGCAATACGtgatcaatatttaaaaaactctGATGgatttttaatagtttatgATATAAGTGATAGAGTTagttttgaaaaaacaaGTGAGTTAGttgatcaaattaaaatggTTAAAGATGTTGAATCATTTCCAATGGtattaattggtaataaatGTGATTTAGATTCAGAAGGTCAAAGAAAAGTTTCATTAACTGAAGGTAATGATCTTTCAAAATTCTATGGTTGTCCATTCTTTGAAACTTCTGCTAAAACAACATTAAATGTTGAATCttcattttttcaattagTTAGAGAAATTCAACGTTTTGaacaatttgaaaaagaaaaacaacttgaaagagaaaaaaagaaattaaaaaatttaaataataataataataacaacaacaacaacaataataataataataactcaaATAGAacaaatagttttaatagtATTGgtagaaaaaataaagtaaaatttgatttaaataataataataataataaagatgactataatgaaaataataataataaaggtgGAAATGATAAGAAAAAatcagaaattaataattcaaaagcATGTGGAcctaaaaaaagttttaaacaaaaaatttttactaGTTTTTCATGTATACATGGTGGAACAAatagttaa